Below is a window of Pocillopora verrucosa isolate sample1 chromosome 6, ASM3666991v2, whole genome shotgun sequence DNA.
accaaatgaattctccttgtcaataccaaaagaaatgtatagagaagagtgtggagaatatggatgttgatgttagggtgtaaagggttaactcgcCCTAACAAGACGCCTACTCGGCAGGCTTACGTTAGGCCAATGCctcttctttaaccctttaacttctatgaaagaccaagacagaatttctccttacaatatcaatacaatatcaagtagacaagtgatgagaataaagaaaaatatcaatgagaggattattagttgatcttataccaaattctccaaactaacatcacaagaactatttggccgacagtaaggagaatttgctaaTGAGATCgttggagttgaagggttaaaagatgtaaatattttctaagtgtaACTACATACCACCACAGAGTATTGTACAGCTGGGAGAGGCTGAGCAGgatcttttttcttcttgtttttacGACGTATGATCAGCACCACCACAATAAACAAAAGTACAGCACACACCCCTCCTATGACTCCACCCAATATGGCGCCTGTTGATGAACCTTCGTCTTTACGGGCTTGCGGACCGCTGTCTTCCCCTGAAAAATACGTTAAGAAATATGTCATATCGAGTAAAGGGTTTGTACAGAAACTGTGAAGCTGTGTCTGCTGGGgtgtattacaagataatttagctttatcgactgagttaaccctttcactcccacaagtgaccaagacagaatttctccttacaatatcaatacaatatcaagcaggaaggtgatgagaatagagaagaatatcaatcatgggatcattagttgatccaataccaaattctctaaactaacatcataagaattgtatggcagatagtaaggagaattactaattagatcttgggagtgaaagggttaatgatgtgagttggccaccataaagagatTCTTAAGTTGACATATCAAGTGTTAACCCTTCCTTCAGAGCGAATCTAAATACGGAGGTTCGCTGGTTAGCCATACCAAGTAATTCCTACTAACAATGTCAGTGTAATGTCAAGCTGGAAGGTGACTGATAACAAAGATAATAACCTATGGGGTATTActtgatttaacaacaaattctcacaactaaatTAAAACAAGTGTAAGGAGGTTCACCCATTCACTCCCAAGACCTGCTTATTAATTCTCTACTCTAGCTGTTACagacttccttgtaaattagttactaGAATTTTGTTTTAGACCATGATAACTTCTTCTACCTGATAGTTTTAAGggttctcatcacctgtttgtgGGATAATGTATGTAAATCACTGGGAGAagtttttaatcacttctgggttttcaagggttaaaatatttaacaatgTACACGAAAAAGTTATGTGCTTCttattggctgaaaatgagtgcattctcatgtaacacaaatgcaaagttgtaacaagAGTGCAAATTATAAATAGCACCTGtgtgctttcaaaatttcatctgtctGGACTTAACAtgatttcttgtgcaatttagTGTAAATAGGCATTTGTAAATTCTTCAAAGACAACAGctcattaacccttttacttccatgtgtgaccaagacagattttctccttacaatatcaagacaatatcaagcagacaagtgatgagaatacagaaaaatatcaatcaggggattataagttgatccaatagcaaattcttcatactaacatcataggaactgtatggcagacagtaagaagaataaATAgacagatcttgggagttaaagggttaacatcaaattgcatttgaaatcATGTTGTCACCTATACACATTGAACAACCACATACCATTTAAGTTTACTGAAACTTCACTGGATTCACTGGATCCAAACTGATTGACAGCTAgcacaatgaaaacaaatacaCCATTCCATTCCTCTTCCTTATTCAACATGGCACTTGTCAAATTTCCTGATATTTTATCAGAACTTGTCCACACATCTGAACCGCTGATCTTGTATCTTACAATAAAGGTTCTGTCAGCTCCTCCATCATATCCAGGGAGCCATGATACCAATATAGTTATGAAAgatgtttgtttgattgtgaCATTAGAGGGTGCCTCAGGGGCTcctgtaaggaagtagcagaagaaaaaaattttaatgacacTGTGGTTACATTTATACATTTGAATCTGAACCTTCAGGAACAAGAAACATTGTTTGATATACTGATATACTCAACTGAGCTCATGCATCCAGGGAATTCGAGTTACCATTTGCAGGAAATTTCCCATAACCTTTTAATTTCCAAGTGATAAagatgtaatttctccctaaaatatccttacaatatccagcaAGCAGGTTATTtccactaatttacaaggaaatgtgaagcaggtagaggggagaatcttgggagttaaaaagtcAACACCAAAGATTTTATACAGTGCAGCTAAAAGACGAGggttaatttctttgtttggtgGTGTTGGGACAAAACTAAAAAACCCTCCAATTCCAGCAAGGggttactgaaatttttctaTCTCAAACCTTTCCAAGTGCAACTACTTATtcataaaaaatgcaaacagaGCACACATTACTGTTGGGTTTGAAAACTTATATCAAATACTTATAACTTCTGGCTAAAAATTCTTGTAAACAGGTCAGATCTTTGCTCTCTTTTTAAAGCCTTGCTGGGCCAAGTCACTTTACCTTAATCAATACACTGCCCACATAACCATTCaattaatttgatttgatttccaAAAATATTGCTAGCTATCCAAGACAGGGGATGTTGAACTCAGGGGGAAAAAGTTAAGAGTGAAATTTCCAAGTTATGTACATAGAAAATCTACTGATGAGTTAAGAAAGTGCTCCAACAACAAGTACTGCAGAAAAGTGAAGACTTTGAGAGCATGTCATTCATCTTTACCTATAGTGAAAATTTACAGACTAACCTTTGACAGCCAAAGTTATATTTGCTGAACTGGTTCCAAACTGATTTTGAGCCATTAAGGTGTAAACCCCATTTTGACTGTACTGCACCAAAGTTATAAGAAGTTCAGCTTTGTATGTGCCATTAGCATGTAGCTTAATGGTTCCAGGATCTTTGAGCTGTTTGCCATCTTTATACCATGTGACATCTGGCTCAGTTTCACTCATTACAAAGAACTGTAGTGTTATGTTGGAACCCTTCCTGATGTCTCTATACAGAAGCAATGATTTGACCTCAGGCACTCTTCCATCTACAGAAAATCATACAAATAATGGAATTatactttttaaaaagtaaattattatAAGATGgcaaattattaattattattaaattattattattattaattattaaaaattattattaattatactttttaaaaagttaatctTCTGTGTTTGACAGAATGTCAACTATGTCAAACAGATTGGACACTAAAATAGTTGAGGGAGAAActtttaatcaatgttttcacAGTGAAATTAAATTAGGTCAGGTGCACTCCTTTGAAAAGTCAGGTTGTGAGACAGCAGACCCATCTTGCTATAAAGTGCAGTTTTACGAAGGTTCCGGTTGGGTGAAGCAGTAAGGATAAATGCCACTTCTCTTTAAAGCATATTCCAAATATTGAAACTCTTCTAAGGGGGAGTTGACATTGTATAGACCCTGGGCCCCCTGAAAGGGCAAATATGGACTGGTAACAATTATTCATTGGCTATGGCCAATCTTTCATTCTACATGTTAATTCTAATAaaagtttttctattttcaatttttttcctttgtttcaataGAAAAAACTAAGCTGAGGTTAAACTGTACCACCTCAAATACAAAGAtacaaaatttaatgaatgtCCGAGTTTTATTAACCATGTTGGAGGTCCCTACTGTAAGTTAAGGACCACTGaagtttttttctgcttgaaTTCATGGCCTAAGTATAACATACAAAGGCCATAACTCCAAGTGGAAAAAATGAAGTTCTGAAACTTGTTGTAGGGAaccaagaaaacaaggttagtTTATTATTAATATCTCTGGGTTTGATTGCAATTAACTCAAACTATTGAATTTagcaaaatgtaaaataaaatatggcCTGCTAagttgaccaatcacagcgcatGGGCTATCTGAGAAATATAACAAGATAAGATTATTTAATTGTCTTGTGATAAGAAACAAACATACCTCCAACAAACAATGTTATGTTGCCCTCAGCTGAGCCTGCCACACCACtgacaacacaaacaaaatgacCTGAAACAGAACTTGTGACATTGCTTAATTCTAAAATGGCTTCAAATCTTGACCCTACACCTCGGACAAATTGAAATCCTTGGTCTGTGACTTTGTTTCCATCTTTGTACCAAATTACTTGTGGTATTGGGCTTCCACTGAAGAAACATTTCAACTCAACATCAGAACCAACTGCAGCAACTACTGCTGGTCTTGGTACTTCAACTTTATAAGGAATAACAGAACctttggagaaagaaaaaaatgtgtccTCTACAAATTATCATGGTACAATCTGCACAGGAAGGGTAGTCTTTATTAATCACTGGGGAAAATTTATGTTTGAAGAGCCCAGGCTGTAACCATAAAGGAAATTTAATGGCagtcattattttattaaacacAGATACCATCAATTGAAAgtatgcaagaaaaaaaaaaaaacctcagtCACAACTCCACTTTAATCTGACAATTGTGTATGCTGGGGACTTTTTACCTCAATGGTGCTTGAAGCAATGTGAATGATTGTGCAAATTATATTTTACTTTACATGGAAAAGGTATGGGAAACTTCTGACAATGAAAAAGTAGTTTTCattcatattattattaaaaaaaaactctagaTACAAGCATAAAAATTTAAGTACCACCAACATGTTTTGCTGTCTAAGTGAAAACCTTGATGGTACAGAGATGAGTTTTCCTTACTGTAtcttcaattaattttgaaaaatatcaaatttagCCACAAAGTTGagacttctttttctttgtaatttagTGTCACAAAGTGCATATTGTTTCAAATACCTCACGATTAGCTTTCCAAATGATTGGTTGAAATCAGGGAACACCAAAATCAGTGAAATTTGCCTTTGTGTGCTGTTTGCATTCCAAAAATATCTTGCACAGGGGTATCTCCTACAGGTACATTAAAATAACTTGAATAATCAAGTCACTTACTGGAAAAATAAACTCTAGATTTCCTGCTTGTTACACTTCCTTTGGCATTAGTCACTATGCAACGATATTTCCCAGTATGACGACGTCTTATTCCAtcaattttcaacttaaatATCTTTACATTGCGCCAAGTTGTGTTTGTTAAGGAGAATGAATTATCCTCCCTTAAATCACTGCCATTGCGAGTCCACTTAACCACAAATGATGCGGCACTGCCAACAACACCACAGGATAATGCCACACTCCCTCCAATGACAGTTGGGACATCCTGGGGTTGCATAACAACTGAGGGATCTTAAAGACAAAAATgtaaagatctgattgttaattctcccttcaaaCTTCAActcattcccttgtaaattagttagaagaatttggtgatagatcaagacaacaacttctaccagataagtttgagtattctcatgacctgtttgctcaATAATGtctggatattgtagggagaagttgcatgttaatcacttctgggagttaaagggttaatatagaAGTCAATGAGGGGAGGAGAAATATTAATTCTCCGACCCCCTTAGGCTGGCTAGCCTCTGccataatttctcctcacattattaCCTTCAAATCACACatcaaccttttaactccccAGAACTGATTCTTCATTCTCCCTTCTgactgttacacatttccttgtaaattggttatgagaatttggtgttcgatcaagataacaatttccacctgataagtttgagtagcCTCATTACCTCATTGCTGGACAATATATGGATATTACAAGGAGAGATTACATCTCAATCTCTTCTGGGAATTTAAGGATGAACCCTTccacccctaagagtgactaacatctaatttctccttacaatatctcctcTGAATCACtcatgaaggtcacaagaataaaggaaatgatcatcaactaaagaagctcttgattgtgaaacaaattctccttgtcagcaccttaagaaatgtatgatgaacagtagggagaatatacatactgatgttagggtgtaaaaggttaaagttatgagaataagtAAATGATTATCAACTAAAAAATcccttgattgttacacaaattctccttgtctgtgccttaggaaatgttttgagaacagtgtggagaatatgcatactgatgttagggactTAAGAGTTAAATCTAAGGTCTGAGGTTCCTTTCAAGGTGGTAAGGTCAATAACCATAATTAAACTAATCATCTGAATTCAATTTCCATTCAAAATAGTTTCAAGAACAAGGCTGAATGTCACATTTGAGacctacatgtacattgtaCATAACAAACCACAAGGTTGCATTGATAACCTTTCTAACTTAGGAATTTGTACTGACATCTTCTGCAATCTTTAATTAATGGCACTCCAAGGTTTTTCCAGAAGTACCtccaatgtttttaataaaattacaTACCTGAGACCACTTCAACATAGACTGAAGAAGAAATAGATCCATGATAATTAGATGCTGTACAGGTGTACCATCCAGAGTGGGAAGCCTTTGCAGGGGAAAAAACTAAATTGTTTCCTACAACTACAGGATTAAAGGAAACTACAAGATGTCCATTGTGTGACCAAAAGTGCGCTGGCTCAGGAAATGCAATAGCATCACATGGCAAAGTGTATTCTTGATCTTCATACAATGTCACATTACGTGGCTTGATTTTCCAACTAGGTGCACTTTCTAGATGAGAGATGGAAAAATTGGTTAGTCAAACTTTGCTCTCAAAACATCAACTTGGATATCCCTAATGActtttgaaatctgattggctctcagcaCAGTGATTTATTCACAAgcccaaaaatgtttttactataaatgaaaaagcaacatcaaagcaaaacaagcaatcagatttcaaggcttgctTAAAGTGATCAatcaaatttcaggaaaatgaaagaaaaaaaaaaaagttttcccatgaaacgtttttagttttaaatgtGGGAGGGAGGTGGGAAATTgaattttaacaaatattttttgacCATTTTCCCAAACTCAATGTTGTCATGATGTTAATCTTAAGAGTTTACACACCTGTTTGCACAGTAATGTAAAAATTGGCTTCAGCTCTTCCATGTTTATTCTGGGCCACACAGCCATATTTCCCTGCATCTGACCATTGTAGGTGGAAGATATAGAGATTTCTAAAGACAGAACCCACAACAAATCTGCCTCCAGTTCTAATCACAGTCTCACCACTGGTAGTGTATCTCACCCACTTCACAGAGGGCATTGGTGTGCCTGTTGCATAGCATTTTACAACTGTTGTTGAAGAATGTAACTTGGCTGTTATATTCTTGGGTTTATGTGTGAAGTAAGGTTTCAAACtttctgtaaattaaaaataataataataataataataataataataataataattataattacaatgataataataataataataataatgaataaacCAGCGGGCAAATCAGTGTGTGAAATACGTTCCAAAAATAACAGTTACGAAACCATTCTTCgtatgaatttttctttttctgtttgggATAGCTGCAATACGATTCCCACGACATTGCGTTGTTAAATGGGTCACACTGCCATCTGGGGTTTCCCTGTAAGTCTTCTGAGATCAAGGACTTGGCTGCGTTAAAGCCCAGAAATTGGCGTTAACATTAAAGAGGAGCGGGCATATTCAGGATTGTGGACAACAAGACGAAGTGGAAAGATTTCCCCACAACCTTGATATAATCCAACCAGCAATCTACTATTTTTTGCCACTGTTTTCTTTATCTGAGAACGATAAGCGTCATGAGCATGTAGCTGTGCAGAATTGCGGACACATGGAAATCAAGATCGAGAAGGTCTGGTGACCTTCTCAATTACAGCTAAGAAAGTCTTCAAATATGTTGGAAAATTAATTACCCCAGCTTGTTTCACACTCCCcttgcatcaattttttttttttcagtctgacTTTAAACAATGTATGATAATTAAAACTAGCAAGATAAATGCTCAGGCTTTATGGTT
It encodes the following:
- the LOC131799957 gene encoding fibroblast growth factor receptor 4, with translation MDSVWKNISLTLLMTCFVFQTKFSSAQTQSLKPYFTHKPKNITAKLHSSTTVVKCYATGTPMPSVKWVRYTTSGETVIRTGGRFVVGSVFRNLYIFHLQWSDAGKYGCVAQNKHGRAEANFYITVQTESAPSWKIKPRNVTLYEDQEYTLPCDAIAFPEPAHFWSHNGHLVVSFNPVVVGNNLVFSPAKASHSGWYTCTASNYHGSISSSVYVEVVSDPSVVMQPQDVPTVIGGSVALSCGVVGSAASFVVKWTRNGSDLREDNSFSLTNTTWRNVKIFKLKIDGIRRRHTGKYRCIVTNAKGSVTSRKSRVYFSSSVIPYKVEVPRPAVVAAVGSDVELKCFFSGSPIPQVIWYKDGNKVTDQGFQFVRGVGSRFEAILELSNVTSSVSGHFVCVVSGVAGSAEGNITLFVGDGRVPEVKSLLLYRDIRKGSNITLQFFVMSETEPDVTWYKDGKQLKDPGTIKLHANGTYKAELLITLVQYSQNGVYTLMAQNQFGTSSANITLAVKGAPEAPSNVTIKQTSFITILVSWLPGYDGGADRTFIVRYKISGSDVWTSSDKISGNLTSAMLNKEEEWNGVFVFIVLAVNQFGSSESSEVSVNLNGEDSGPQARKDEGSSTGAILGGVIGGVCAVLLFIVVVLIIRRKNKKKKDPAQPLPAVQYSVVGEDPYTYADPNVGRSPPTQRCDTYSYVTIKPDAAAAMAAGSEYASISRPKQWEVPKRNVRLDKKLGSGHFGQVMKGYLKTKRGIQVVAVKMLKENADQQQKKEFLDELELMKPMVPHPNIVGLVGCCTKSDQPFIIVEYCSSGNLKDFLISSHGSVVYANMAGNSVSLTSRDLMSFAWQVARGMSYLSSMKLVHRDLAARNILVDKGNICKISDFGLARDIYEKKQYLKLGEAELPLRWMALESIFKGITTTESDIWSYGILLWEIVTLGANPYPGMNRDQVIDQLHIGYRMPKPQYCSDEVYAIMWQCWQQEPEARPTFLEIGKTLHRLMTAERISIDLNNFDASYINATEER